One Mucilaginibacter robiniae genomic region harbors:
- a CDS encoding efflux RND transporter periplasmic adaptor subunit: MNQPAAAATADDDGMNNSGGMRTSGGGMSSGTTSAADINTAQPGTGLLQEGGYVSAGQTLFNIINPSELWAEINISTSQAASFKKNARVMVIADDGKKTQGHIELIQPFYDQGSTFTKVRISLNNSSRNLRIGQLIKASVVGKPILGLWIPSSALLDLGTRRVAFVRKNHALSPVPVTGGAEVLNWVQIRRGLAANDEVAANAQFLVDSESFIETKEENKE, translated from the coding sequence ATGAACCAACCTGCAGCAGCGGCAACGGCTGACGACGATGGCATGAACAACAGCGGTGGTATGCGGACTTCCGGTGGAGGTATGAGCAGCGGCACGACGAGTGCTGCTGACATCAACACTGCTCAGCCTGGAACAGGTCTGTTACAAGAAGGCGGATACGTCAGTGCAGGTCAAACTCTATTTAACATTATTAACCCAAGTGAACTTTGGGCAGAAATCAATATTTCCACGTCACAGGCTGCCAGCTTTAAAAAAAACGCCAGGGTTATGGTGATTGCGGATGACGGGAAAAAAACACAAGGCCACATTGAACTCATTCAGCCTTTTTACGATCAGGGGTCAACCTTTACCAAAGTCAGGATCAGTTTAAACAACAGTTCCCGTAACCTTCGCATCGGTCAGTTGATCAAGGCGTCCGTTGTGGGCAAGCCAATTCTTGGTCTATGGATACCATCGTCGGCTCTACTTGACCTTGGTACACGCCGCGTGGCGTTTGTCAGAAAAAATCATGCACTTTCACCTGTGCCGGTCACTGGTGGTGCAGAGGTATTGAATTGGGTACAGATACGAAGGGGACTAGCAGCCAACGATGAGGTTGCTGCTAACGCGCAGTTCCTGGTGGATAGTGAAAGTTTTATCGAAACGAAAGAAGAAAACAAGGAATGA
- a CDS encoding efflux RND transporter periplasmic adaptor subunit translates to MKKRLKRISWTFLLLAILAFIFVSCNHQSKKQKGQQSQSAQYTCPMHPQVVSDHPGSCPICGMDLVKKSGSEKDTLQVPADLASLIKSPNGTVVSNIGIISPEEKTMQDSLIAPGVITYDTRRQNVVAARFGGRIEKLYLKYQYQPVSKGQLVAEIYSPELVTAQRELLYILKTDKDNQSLISGAVQKLKLLGVTSQQVNTLMRTGREYYRFPIYSPYNGYLAGPSVSAPRP, encoded by the coding sequence ATGAAAAAGAGATTGAAAAGAATTAGCTGGACGTTTCTTCTACTCGCTATACTGGCCTTCATATTTGTGAGTTGTAACCATCAGTCCAAGAAACAGAAAGGTCAGCAAAGCCAATCGGCGCAATATACTTGCCCCATGCATCCCCAGGTTGTAAGTGACCATCCTGGCAGCTGCCCCATATGCGGTATGGATTTAGTCAAAAAATCTGGCAGCGAGAAAGATACCTTACAGGTTCCTGCTGATCTGGCTTCGTTGATCAAATCGCCTAACGGTACCGTGGTGTCTAATATTGGCATAATCAGTCCGGAAGAAAAAACGATGCAGGACTCTCTCATTGCACCGGGTGTGATCACTTATGATACCCGCAGGCAAAATGTGGTAGCAGCCCGCTTTGGAGGCAGAATAGAAAAACTGTACCTGAAATATCAATATCAGCCGGTAAGCAAAGGCCAGCTTGTCGCTGAGATATACAGTCCGGAGCTTGTGACTGCCCAGCGGGAACTTTTGTACATTCTGAAAACAGACAAAGACAATCAATCGCTGATCAGTGGTGCCGTTCAGAAGCTGAAATTACTTGGCGTAACCAGCCAGCAGGTCAACACCCTAATGCGAACCGGACGGGAATACTATCGTTTTCCAATATACAGCCCTTATAACGGGTATTTGGCAGGTCCGTCTGTTTCAGCCCCCAGGCCATGA
- a CDS encoding heavy metal translocating P-type ATPase gives MENEQYQVDGKEHIGKPSENRPTAVNNERAHEADQHAAKEHDHDEEDETLNLTEAPEEAESWLSHWPLLTALLILVVMLTLEYGFKWQPPFPVNLIVFLIAFGLSGYNVLGMAWRKAKHFDFFNEFFLMSVATIGAFSIGSYSEGVAVMVFYSIGEWFQDAAVNRAKKSIKALLDIRPDKVTVMRDGKPSEVDPKSVQVDEIIQVKAGEKVALDGELSSDSASFNTAALTGESKPDTKRKGEKVLAGMINLDKVTEVQVKALFKDSKLSQILEMVQDATARKSQTQLFISRFAKIYTPIVFALALLVCFAPYFFTENYNFHQWFYRALVFLVISCPCALVVSIPLGYFGGIGLASRNGILFKGSNFLDVMTKINTVIMDKTGTLTKGVFKVQEVKAEGLSNDELVGMAAAIEVNSTHPIAKAVVAYAGDKAKAIQAENVEEISGHGLKGTINGKVVLAGNAKLLKKFNIAYPGEVDGLVDTVVVLAVDNQYTGYITIADEIKEDAKVAIEWMHNLKLQTVMLSGDKQAVVDKVAKSLGIDKAYGDLLPDGKVEKVQGFKDAGSRIAFVGDGVNDAPVVALADAGIAMGGLGSDATIETADIVIQNDQPSKITTAINVGKITSRVVWQNITIAMLVKVVVLVLGAGGVANLWEAVIADVGVALLAILNAVRIQRMKL, from the coding sequence ATGGAAAACGAGCAATACCAGGTTGATGGTAAAGAACATATCGGAAAGCCTTCTGAAAACCGGCCGACCGCAGTGAATAATGAGCGGGCACACGAAGCCGACCAGCACGCCGCAAAGGAGCATGATCATGACGAGGAAGATGAGACGCTGAACCTGACGGAAGCGCCCGAGGAAGCGGAAAGCTGGCTGAGCCACTGGCCGCTGCTCACCGCTCTTCTGATCCTCGTCGTGATGCTGACGCTGGAATATGGATTCAAGTGGCAGCCGCCGTTTCCGGTGAATCTGATCGTTTTTTTAATTGCCTTTGGATTGTCTGGCTATAACGTACTGGGCATGGCCTGGCGTAAGGCGAAGCACTTTGACTTCTTTAACGAGTTTTTCCTGATGAGCGTGGCTACCATTGGTGCTTTCAGCATTGGGTCTTACAGCGAGGGCGTGGCCGTAATGGTGTTTTACTCAATCGGTGAGTGGTTTCAGGATGCAGCGGTGAACCGCGCGAAAAAAAGCATCAAGGCACTGTTGGATATCCGGCCGGATAAGGTGACGGTGATGCGTGACGGCAAGCCATCGGAGGTTGACCCGAAAAGCGTCCAAGTGGATGAGATCATCCAGGTGAAGGCAGGTGAAAAGGTCGCTTTGGACGGCGAGCTTTCTTCGGATTCGGCCAGCTTCAATACGGCAGCGCTGACAGGTGAAAGTAAGCCGGACACGAAGCGCAAGGGTGAAAAGGTATTGGCAGGTATGATCAACTTGGATAAGGTCACAGAGGTTCAGGTCAAAGCCTTATTTAAAGACAGCAAGCTGAGCCAGATACTGGAAATGGTGCAGGATGCCACCGCACGCAAATCGCAGACGCAATTGTTTATCAGCCGCTTTGCCAAAATTTATACGCCTATAGTCTTTGCATTGGCCTTACTGGTATGTTTTGCACCTTATTTCTTTACAGAGAACTATAACTTTCACCAGTGGTTCTATAGGGCCTTGGTCTTCCTGGTGATCAGCTGCCCCTGCGCGCTGGTAGTGTCAATACCGCTGGGCTACTTTGGGGGTATCGGGCTGGCCTCACGAAATGGGATATTATTTAAAGGTTCCAACTTTTTAGACGTCATGACGAAGATCAATACGGTCATCATGGATAAAACGGGAACCCTGACCAAAGGCGTATTTAAGGTGCAGGAAGTGAAAGCCGAAGGACTTAGTAATGATGAATTGGTGGGAATGGCAGCGGCTATCGAAGTCAATTCGACTCATCCTATCGCCAAAGCGGTGGTAGCTTATGCTGGCGATAAGGCCAAAGCTATCCAGGCAGAAAATGTTGAAGAGATCTCCGGCCATGGCTTGAAAGGCACGATAAACGGTAAAGTGGTGCTGGCTGGCAACGCGAAGCTTTTAAAGAAATTTAATATTGCTTATCCTGGTGAAGTGGATGGTTTGGTTGATACCGTTGTCGTGCTGGCTGTGGATAACCAATATACGGGTTACATCACCATTGCAGACGAAATTAAAGAGGACGCAAAAGTTGCCATCGAGTGGATGCACAACCTGAAGCTGCAAACCGTCATGTTATCCGGAGACAAGCAAGCCGTCGTGGATAAAGTAGCGAAATCCCTGGGCATAGATAAAGCGTATGGCGACCTGTTACCAGACGGAAAAGTTGAAAAGGTACAGGGCTTTAAAGATGCTGGCAGCCGTATCGCTTTCGTAGGTGATGGCGTGAATGATGCGCCGGTGGTTGCCTTAGCCGATGCCGGTATCGCCATGGGCGGTTTGGGAAGTGATGCCACAATTGAAACCGCAGATATTGTCATTCAGAATGACCAGCCTTCTAAAATCACCACAGCTATCAATGTCGGTAAAATAACGAGCCGTGTTGTTTGGCAGAATATTACGATTGCCATGCTTGTGAAGGTGGTCGTCCTCGTATTGGGTGCAGGAGGGGTCGCCAACCTTTGGGAAGCAGTAATTGCCGATGTAGGCGTCGCCCTGCTGGCAATTCTGAACGCAGTAAGAATACAGCGAATGAAGTTGTAA
- the rseP gene encoding RIP metalloprotease RseP, which produces MILQFVAGMSLLVLVHELGHFLAAKAFGIRVRKFYLFFDAWGLRLFRFHFKGTEYGIGWLPLGGYVKMAGMLSNHEDEESHEGTFAHRRYHNKPVWQRIIVMLSGIFMNVLLAVVVFTGLTLRYGKGYVATLGQEYRIEPGKLGKLAGLEAGDQLVAVDDEPLVDEEELTSSRLIRGKTVLSVIRSKGRERVHLHIAVPPQVMQTIADEGMTDFFSVNADYKADSVLTNLNLYGTKEFKHTGIFTINGDSIHSYEEFQVRLQENKKRELYVTVIHDGKTMRLRAHRDKDGHIGFSLNSKKPAYRPGPVSVAGSIATGTTRTLTSISDNVKGFGQMLSGEVKMKEALNGPVKIATMFGEHLEWKRFWSLIALLSIGIGFINVLPIPSLDGGQIFLVAIEGIRGSPFKPETLQRIQVTGFLILMVIVALVFYNDIRSLV; this is translated from the coding sequence ATGATATTACAATTTGTGGCCGGAATGTCCCTACTGGTGCTGGTGCACGAGCTGGGGCACTTTTTAGCCGCAAAGGCATTTGGTATACGGGTCAGGAAGTTTTACCTGTTTTTTGATGCCTGGGGGTTGAGATTGTTCCGGTTTCATTTTAAAGGAACGGAATATGGGATAGGCTGGCTCCCGCTGGGCGGCTATGTGAAAATGGCAGGCATGCTTAGTAACCATGAGGATGAGGAAAGTCATGAAGGTACCTTTGCGCACCGCAGGTACCATAACAAGCCGGTATGGCAGCGGATCATTGTGATGCTCAGCGGCATTTTCATGAATGTCTTGCTGGCGGTCGTCGTATTTACCGGCCTGACGCTTAGATACGGTAAAGGGTATGTTGCCACGCTTGGACAGGAATACCGGATCGAACCGGGTAAATTGGGTAAACTCGCTGGCCTTGAGGCAGGCGATCAGCTGGTCGCGGTTGACGATGAACCCCTGGTGGATGAAGAAGAACTAACAAGCAGCCGCCTGATACGCGGCAAAACAGTCCTATCCGTAATACGGTCAAAAGGCAGAGAGCGGGTACATTTGCATATCGCCGTTCCACCGCAGGTGATGCAGACGATCGCTGATGAAGGCATGACCGATTTCTTTTCGGTCAATGCAGACTATAAAGCGGATTCCGTGCTAACCAATCTTAATTTGTACGGCACCAAAGAATTTAAGCATACCGGAATTTTCACGATCAACGGGGATTCGATACATTCCTATGAGGAATTCCAGGTCCGTTTACAAGAGAATAAGAAGCGTGAATTGTATGTCACGGTCATTCATGATGGTAAGACAATGCGGCTCAGGGCGCACCGGGACAAGGACGGTCATATCGGCTTTAGTCTGAACAGTAAAAAGCCTGCTTACCGGCCCGGGCCTGTTTCAGTGGCAGGGTCCATTGCAACCGGGACAACACGTACCTTGACTTCTATATCGGATAATGTAAAAGGGTTCGGGCAAATGCTTTCGGGCGAGGTCAAGATGAAAGAAGCGCTGAACGGGCCGGTTAAAATCGCGACCATGTTTGGCGAACACCTCGAATGGAAGCGCTTTTGGAGCCTGATTGCCTTGCTTTCGATCGGCATTGGCTTTATCAATGTGCTGCCCATACCATCACTTGATGGCGGCCAAATTTTCCTGGTAGCCATTGAAGGCATACGGGGCAGCCCTTTTAAGCCGGAGACTTTGCAGCGTATACAGGTCACCGGCTTTTTGATCCTGATGGTGATCGTGGCTTTAGTTTTTTATAATGATATCCGCAGTCTCGTGTAG
- a CDS encoding efflux RND transporter periplasmic adaptor subunit — MKKLLITGFFLAAVFTACQQQQGDRQEIASGHAPEHAAVKQQYTCPMHPQVIKDHPGDCPICGMTLVPVAHNETKAHSLKFSPAQLELANITMMIVGNGHSGQSQLINGRLAANTTQNEVISARAAGRIEKLFVKQTGIRINQGQPLYELYSEELLTLENEFLLAWDQYKAMGNENERFGSFLESAGKKLALYGLKPAQIRQLKKTHQVHARITMYATTGGVVTEIKATEGQYVAEGTALYSLEGLNELWVEGELYPEEAGKVKMGQQIKVLLPGSEDQPLTAKVSFINPELQAGTQLSVIRATIQNPGLKLQPGMQVQIAMPSAGQQAVVVPLNALVRDAKGSMVFVQTANNTFEPRMVKTGTENERTIEIVNGLSAGETIAASGAYLIYSELVLKQGGNAMAGMQM; from the coding sequence ATGAAAAAATTATTAATAACAGGGTTCTTTCTTGCAGCCGTTTTCACCGCCTGCCAGCAGCAGCAAGGTGATCGGCAGGAAATAGCCAGCGGTCATGCCCCGGAACATGCGGCAGTTAAACAGCAATATACCTGCCCGATGCATCCGCAAGTCATAAAGGACCATCCGGGCGACTGCCCGATCTGCGGGATGACCCTCGTTCCGGTTGCGCATAATGAAACCAAAGCTCATTCCTTAAAATTCAGCCCTGCCCAATTGGAACTGGCCAATATTACCATGATGATAGTTGGTAATGGTCATTCGGGACAAAGCCAACTGATCAATGGGAGGCTGGCTGCCAACACTACACAAAACGAGGTTATCAGCGCACGTGCAGCAGGAAGAATTGAGAAACTATTCGTCAAACAGACCGGTATTAGGATCAATCAGGGTCAGCCCTTATATGAGCTGTACAGCGAGGAGTTATTAACGCTTGAAAACGAATTTCTTTTGGCTTGGGACCAGTATAAAGCTATGGGAAATGAAAACGAACGGTTTGGTTCATTTCTTGAATCCGCAGGCAAAAAACTGGCATTATACGGACTAAAGCCTGCACAGATACGACAGCTCAAAAAGACGCACCAGGTTCATGCAAGAATCACCATGTATGCAACCACTGGAGGTGTCGTTACAGAAATAAAGGCGACGGAGGGGCAATATGTCGCAGAAGGTACTGCCCTGTATAGCCTGGAAGGCTTGAATGAACTATGGGTGGAAGGCGAACTCTATCCCGAAGAAGCCGGTAAAGTAAAAATGGGACAGCAAATCAAAGTCTTGCTCCCCGGAAGCGAAGACCAGCCGCTTACCGCTAAAGTTTCCTTTATCAATCCGGAACTACAGGCTGGCACGCAACTTTCGGTTATACGGGCAACTATTCAAAACCCCGGGCTTAAGCTGCAGCCAGGCATGCAGGTGCAAATAGCTATGCCATCTGCAGGACAACAGGCCGTGGTTGTTCCTTTAAATGCACTGGTTCGTGACGCAAAGGGCAGTATGGTTTTTGTTCAAACAGCGAACAATACGTTTGAACCACGTATGGTGAAAACCGGCACAGAAAATGAACGGACAATTGAAATTGTGAACGGGCTAAGTGCTGGCGAGACCATTGCAGCAAGTGGGGCCTATCTGATCTATAGTGAACTGGTGTTGAAACAGGGCGGTAATGCTATGGCAGGAATGCAGATGTAA